One Desulfurella sp. DNA segment encodes these proteins:
- a CDS encoding protein-glutamate O-methyltransferase CheR → MPEMDPEIFEKLRDFIYEKSGIFFEYSKKYLLENKLNKRIQELKLRDFDDYLKFLQLNKNELYFLFDAITINETYFFRHAQQIEVFLIIVDELLKYKPILNVWSAACSTGEEPYTLAIALTEKYGNNIPARILASDISQEVLEKAKIGVYNEYALKELTPDIRQKYFDFEKNTYKIKDFVKNKVVYKQVNLVDNRDLSTIGKMDIIFLRNVLIYFNNESRQKVIDKIYNDILNKNGYLFLGATESISRLNTKLKLVHFKQALAYKKEE, encoded by the coding sequence ATGCCTGAAATGGATCCTGAGATTTTTGAAAAATTAAGAGATTTTATTTATGAAAAAAGTGGTATTTTTTTTGAATATAGCAAAAAATATTTACTTGAAAATAAATTGAACAAGCGCATACAAGAACTTAAACTAAGAGATTTTGATGATTATTTAAAATTTTTACAATTAAATAAAAATGAATTATATTTTCTATTCGATGCAATAACAATAAATGAAACATATTTTTTTAGACATGCACAACAAATAGAAGTATTTTTGATTATTGTGGATGAACTTTTGAAATATAAACCTATACTAAATGTTTGGAGTGCTGCTTGTTCAACTGGAGAAGAACCATATACTTTAGCAATAGCTTTAACTGAAAAATATGGTAATAACATACCTGCCAGGATTTTGGCATCGGATATAAGCCAAGAAGTATTAGAAAAGGCGAAAATTGGTGTATATAATGAGTATGCTTTAAAGGAACTTACACCTGATATAAGACAAAAGTATTTTGATTTCGAAAAAAATACTTACAAAATAAAAGATTTTGTTAAAAATAAAGTAGTATACAAGCAGGTAAATCTTGTAGACAACAGGGATTTATCAACTATTGGTAAAATGGATATTATATTTTTAAGAAATGTATTAATTTATTTTAACAATGAATCAAGACAAAAGGTTATAGATAAAATTTATAATGATATTTTGAATAAAAACGGTTATTTATTCTTAGGTGCTACAGAATCTATTTCAAGATTAAACACAAAGCTTAAACTTGTTCATTTTAAACAAGCACTTGCATATAAAAAAGAAGAGTAA
- a CDS encoding HDOD domain-containing protein — protein sequence MNNVEKLYNNLDSIENLPAFPQIALEITYLLRKESTSAKNLYDLIQKDPVLVSQILKAANSPFYGLHGKVSSLMHAINLLGFVQIENIVIASALLSTMKKFPINKRFNPNQFLDHSFGCGITAKIISNILNFQSGGLEFSAGVIHDIGKVILDLYSQEDFDRILNYAYKNNKSFYESEIELFGITHCDLAEKLLKRWNLPEDLIDAVVNHHTPKKAKNPIIASIISVADLLTYSEGIGFGGNYSKFLMEDQEGWKIITSNLEISKKIDLALFTFKLFEQIDEVKRTYFKELY from the coding sequence ATGAATAATGTAGAAAAATTATATAATAATTTAGATTCTATTGAAAATTTACCGGCTTTTCCACAAATTGCGCTTGAAATTACTTATTTATTAAGAAAAGAATCTACATCTGCAAAAAATTTATACGATCTTATACAGAAAGATCCTGTTTTGGTTTCTCAAATATTAAAAGCCGCAAACTCTCCATTTTATGGTCTTCACGGAAAAGTATCTTCCCTTATGCATGCTATTAATCTGCTTGGTTTTGTTCAGATAGAAAATATTGTTATAGCTTCGGCTTTGCTTTCTACTATGAAAAAATTTCCTATAAATAAAAGGTTTAATCCAAATCAATTCTTGGACCACTCGTTTGGTTGTGGCATAACAGCAAAAATTATTTCTAATATTTTAAATTTTCAAAGTGGAGGTTTAGAATTTTCTGCAGGTGTAATACACGACATTGGGAAAGTTATATTAGATTTATACAGTCAAGAAGATTTTGATAGAATTCTGAATTATGCATATAAGAATAATAAATCATTTTATGAATCAGAAATTGAACTTTTTGGCATAACTCACTGCGATTTAGCTGAAAAATTACTAAAAAGATGGAATTTACCAGAAGATTTAATCGATGCTGTGGTAAATCACCATACTCCAAAAAAAGCAAAAAATCCAATAATTGCATCCATCATAAGTGTTGCAGATTTACTTACTTACTCAGAAGGTATAGGTTTTGGTGGAAATTACTCTAAATTTTTAATGGAAGATCAGGAAGGATGGAAGATTATAACCTCAAATTTAGAAATTTCTAAAAAAATCGATTTAGCTTTATTTACATTCAAGCTTTTTGAACAAATTGATGAAGTAAAAAGAACTTACTTTAAGGAGCTATACTAA
- a CDS encoding DUF1844 domain-containing protein: MTFEEFILSVAGGAYVQLGIVEDPFDNTKKIDLDMAKASIELLEMLKEKTKNNLTKDEQDLIESIIYDLNEKYNEKQNK, from the coding sequence ATGACATTTGAAGAATTTATATTGTCTGTGGCAGGTGGTGCTTATGTTCAGCTTGGTATAGTGGAAGATCCGTTTGATAATACAAAAAAAATCGATTTGGATATGGCAAAAGCAAGTATTGAATTACTGGAAATGCTTAAAGAAAAAACAAAAAACAATCTAACAAAAGATGAACAAGATTTAATTGAAAGCATAATATATGACTTAAATGAAAAGTATAATGAAAAACAAAATAAGTAG
- the queD gene encoding 6-carboxytetrahydropterin synthase QueD codes for MFEIFVESDFSAAHRLNNYLGACENLHGHNFKVEVVVRCKKLNQIYIGIDFKELKKHLKEILSTLDHRYLNEIDYFSKTNPTSEMIAKYIFETLKPRIKDCMLYSVSVYETPTSKVTYTED; via the coding sequence ATGTTTGAAATATTTGTTGAAAGTGATTTTTCTGCTGCTCATAGATTAAATAATTATCTTGGAGCATGTGAGAATCTTCATGGCCATAACTTTAAGGTAGAAGTTGTTGTTAGATGTAAAAAATTAAATCAAATCTATATAGGTATTGATTTCAAAGAATTAAAAAAACACTTAAAAGAAATATTGTCAACGCTAGACCACAGATACTTAAATGAAATTGATTATTTTTCTAAAACAAATCCCACCTCTGAAATGATTGCTAAATATATTTTTGAAACATTAAAACCTCGCATAAAAGACTGCATGCTTTATAGTGTTAGTGTTTATGAAACACCTACATCTAAGGTAACTTACACGGAGGATTAA